The bacterium genome contains the following window.
GGAGCTCATCTTCTACTGGCCCGGGGTCGGACGGTACGCGGTCGGCGCGGTGACGTCGTTCGACTTTCCCGCCGTGACGGCCTACACGGCGCTCGCGGCGGTGATTTTCTCGCTCGCCAATCTCCTCACCGATCTGACGTACGCCTACCTGGACCCGCGGATCCGCTTTGGCTGAGCTCGCGAGGCCGCTGCGCAATCCGCTCGTGCTGTTCGGCGGCGCGGTGATCGCCGCGCTGTTTCTCGTCGCGGCGCTCGCGCCCGTGCTCGCGCCGTACGGCCCCCAGGCCGGCTCGCTGCTCGACCGGTTCCAGGCGCCGGGGCCGCGGCACTGGTTCGGCACCGACAGCTCGGGCTTCGACGTTTTCAGCCGCGTGCTCTACGGCGCGCGGCCGGCCATCGGCAGCGGCCTCATCGTGCTGGCGATCTCGACGTCGGTGGGGACCGCGGTCGGCCTCGCGGCCGGGTACGGCGCCGGGGCGTGGGGCGAGGTGCTGCTGCGGACGACCGACGTCTTCCTCGCGTTTCCGGGCCTGCTGCTGGCGATGGCGGTCGTCGCGGCGGTCCAGCAGCGGACGCTGTGGGCGATCGTCGTCGCGATCTCCATCCGCTGGTGGGCGCCGTACGCCCGCATCGTCACGGCCCAAACGTTGAGCATCCGGGAGCGCGAGTACGTGGAGGCGGCGCGCTCGATCGGCGCCCGCCACCTGCGCGTACTCGTGAGCCACATTCTGCCGAACGCCCTGAGTCCAATCATCGTGCAGGCCACGCTCGATCTCGGCGCCATCATTCTGACCACCGCCGCGCTGAGCTTCATCGGCTTCGGCGCCGAGCCGGGCGCGCCGGATTGGGGCCGCATGGTCGCCGACGGCCGTCAGTACATGCGGGACCAGTGGTGGGTGGTGCTGTTTCCGGGCCTCGCGATCTTTTTCGCCGTCGCGGCGTTCAACCTCGCCGGCGACGGGGCCCGCGACGCTTTCGATCCGCGGCTCCGCAGCGAGTAGGAAGCCGCACCGCACGGACGGGACGAGGACGCGCGTTGCGCGAACCGGCCTCTCGTGATAGAATGACGTTTGTTGTCCTTTCGACCGCGGGTCCGTACCGACCACCGACCTGCCCATCGAAGACGCCAAGGAGCCAGTGCAATGAAAAAGGACATTCATCCCAATTACCGCCAGACGACCGTCACGTGCGCCTGCGGCGAGTCGTTTACGACCGGGTCCACGCGCGAGAACATCCGGGTGGAGATCTGCTCGAAGTGCCATCCGTTCTACACCGGACAGCGCAAGTTCGTCGACTCCGAGGGGCGCGTGCAGAAGTTTGCCAAGAAGTACGGTCTGCGGATCTAAGGCCTTGTGCGGCAGGAATACCTTGCCCGGCTCGCGGCGCAGGAGTCCCGCTACCAGGAACTGACCCGCGCGATGGCCGATCCGTCCGTGCTCGGCGACCCGGCGCAGTACCGCCGGGTCGCCCGCGAGCACTCCGGCCTGGCCGAGATCGTCGACGCCTTCACGGAATACCGCCGCGTCTCCCGTGAATTGGAGGACGCCGAGCAGCTGCTCCGCACCGAGACCGACCCCGAGTTCCGCGCGCTCGCGGACGCGGAACGGGCGGCGTTGACCGCGCAGCGCGCCGCGCTCGAGCAGCGGCTCGAGGCCCTGCTGGTGCCGCGCGATCCCCGGGACGAGCGCGACGTCATCATCGAGATCCGCGGCGGGACCGGCGGCGAGGAAGCGGCGCTGTTCGCCGGCGCCCTCGCGCGGATGTATGGGCGCTACGCGGAACGCCGCGGGTGGCGGTCCGAGATTCTGTCCAGCAACCCCACCGGGCTCGGCGGCTTCAAGGAAGTCGTGCTCGGGATCGAGGGCCGCGGCGCCTACAGCCGCCTCAAGTACGAGAGCGGTGTGCACCGGGTCCAGCGCGTCCCGGCGACAGAGGCGAGCGGCCGCATTCACACGTCGACCGCCACGGTCGCCGTGCTGCCCGAGGCCGAAGAGGTCGACGTCGTCATTCGCCCGGACGAGCTGCAGATCGACACCTACCGTGCCGGCGGCGCCGGCGGGCAGAACGTCAACAAGGTCGAGACCGCGGTCCGCATCACGCACCTGCCGACCGGGCTCGTGATCGCCTGTCAGGACGAGCGCTCGCAGCACCAAAACCGCGAAAAGGCGATGCGAATCCTCCGCGCCCACCTGCTCGAGCAGGCGGTGGAGAAGCAAAAGGCGGAGATCGCCGAGACGCGGCGCAAGCAGGTCGGGTGGGGCGAGCGCAGCGAGAAGATCCGGACCTACAATTTTCCTCAAGATCGCGTGACCGACCATCGCATCGGCAAGACGGTGCACAACCTGCCGGGCGTCCTGGACGGGAACCTCGACGATCTGATCGACTCCCTCGCGGCCGCGGACCGGCTCGAGAGTCTGACCGCACCCGCCGGCTCGTGACGCCCGGCCGGGGCGGCGTCGCGGACGTGCGCGCGGACCGCGCGGAGTATTCGACCCGCGAGGACGCGCGGGCGTGGGGTCTCGCGCGCCTGCGTGAGGCCGGCCTCGATGCGCGGGAGGCGTGGGTGGAGGCCGATCTGCTGCTCCGCCACGCCGCCGGGTTGACCCGCGAGGAGACGCTGCTTCGCCCGTCGGCGCCCCTCGGGGACGAGGCCGGCGAGGCCTACGCGGCGCTCATCGCCCGCCGGGCGGCGGGATGGCCGTCGGCGTACCTCACCGGCCGGTGCGAGTTCTGCGGGCTGCTCCTCGACGTGGACCCGCGGGTTCTGATTCCCCGCCCGGAAACCGAGCGGCTCGTCGAAGTGGCCGTGGCCGCGCTCGCCGCGCGCCCGGCCCCGTTGATCGTGGACGTGGGTACGGGCAGCGGCGCGATCGCGCTCGCGCTGACGCATCTGCTGCCCGGGGCGCGCGCCGTCGCGACCGACCTCTCGGACGGCGCCTTGGCCGTGGCCCGCGCCAACGCCGGCCGCCTCGGTCTGGCCGGCCGTATTATCTGGCGCCGCGGGGATGCGCTCGACGCGCTGGCCGGAGTCGTGCCGCCCGCGGGCGCGGACGCGATCTGCGCGAACCCGCCGTACGTGCCGACGGCGGACCTCGCCGCGCTGGCGCGTGAGATTCGCGAGCACGAGCCGCGCGGCGCCCTCGACGGCGGTCCGGACGGTCTGGCGGTCCACCGGCGCATCGTCGGCGCCGCGGCACCGTACCTCCGTCCGGGGGGCCTCCTGGTCCTCGAGACGTCCGCCTTAGGACAGCAGGCGCGCGCCGTCGCGGCGCTCATCGGCGCGGAAGGGACCTTCGCCCCGGCGGAGATCGTCCGCGACTACGCCGGACTCGACCGGGTGGTCGTCGCCGCGCGGCTGGCATCGTTCAACGGCGGCGTGCCGGCGGACCCGCCGCCGGCAATCACGATCTCAACGCCGGCGCGCGGCGCCGCGGGACGGGGGGACGCACCGTGATCAGAGGACATCCGACGCGCCCGATGCAGCTGATCGGCGTGCATCCGGCGTCGCAGGACGTACCGCGGCAGGCCGTGCGCACCTTGCTCGACGGCGGCCTCGTCGCGTTTCCCACCGACACCTACTACGCGCTCGGGGCGTCCGCCTTGGACGGGGAAGCCGTGGCGCGCGTCTTCGCGGCCAAGCGCCGGCCCCACACGGAGCCCCTGCCGGTTTTCGTCGCGGACACGGGACAGTGGCGAATGCTCGTGTCGGAGCTGCCGGAGATCGCGCTGCGGCTCGCGGAGCGGTTTTGGCCCGGTCCCCTCACGATCGTGTGCCGGCGGGCGCCGCATCTACCGCCGCTGCTCGCCGGGGGCGGTGAGACGATCGGGGTGCGCCAGCCCGGCTCGGTCCTCGCGGTCGCGCTCTGCCGCGCGCTCGGGATGCCCATCACGGGGACGAGCGCCAACACCCACGGCGTGCCGGCGCCGGTGACGGCCATCGAAGTGGGGATGGACCTCGGCGGCCACGTCGATCTGATCCTCGACGGCGGCACGTGCCCCGGCGGCCATCCGTCCACGGTCGTGGACATCACCCGCACGCCGCTCGTTGTCGTCCGCGCCGGCGGGGTCACGCCGGAGGAACTACGCGAGGTGACCGGTCCGCTCGCCGTCCCGGCGACGCCGGCGCCGGCCTAGGCGTGAGCCGGAGCGTCCCGCCCGGCTGGTCCCGCCTGCGCGGGACCTAAGGATTTGCCCGCGGCATACCGAATCTTGGACGGGAGAGCCCGGAGTGGAAGGAGTGACGCGCCGTGGATGAGCTGCGCCGCACGGATCCCGAGATTGCCGACGCCATCGCGAACGATGTCGAGCGCCAGCGCTACTACGTCAACCTGATCGCGTCGGAGAACTACGCCAGCCGGGCCGTGCTCGAAGCGCTCGGCAGCGTGATGACCAACAAGTACGCCGAGGGGTATCCCGGCAAGCGCTACTACGGCGGCTGCGAGTTCGTGGACGTGGTCGAGCAGCTCGCCATCGACCGGGTGCGCGCCCTGTTCGGCGCGGAGCACGCGAACGTGCAGCCGCACGCCGGCGCCCAGGCGAACATGGCCGCGTACTTCGCCCTCATCAAGCCGGGCGACTCCGTGCTGGCGATGAACCTGGCGCACGGCGGGCACCTGACCCACGGCAGCCCGGTCAACTTCTCCGGCCAGCTCTACCGCATCGTTCCCTACGGCGTGCGCGCCGACACCGAGCAGATCGACTACGACGAGCTCGCGCGCCTCGCGCGCGAGCACCGGCCGAAGCTCGTGGTCTCCGGAGCCACGGCTTACTCGCGCCAGTTCGACTTCGCGACGATCCGCGCGATCTGCGACGACGTAGGCGCCATCATGATGGTCGACATGGCGCACTTCGCCGGCCTCGTCGCGGGCAAGGCCCACCCCGACCCGGTGCCCTACGCGGACGTGGTGACCTCCACCACACACAAGACCCTGCGCGGCCCCCGGGGCGGGTTGGTCCTGTCGAAGGAGCGCCACGCCGCGGCGATCGACAAGGCGGTCTTCCCCGGGATCCAAGGCGGGCCGTTGATGCACGTCGTCGCCGCGAAGGCGGTGTGCTTCAAGGAGGCGATGCATCCCGACTTCCGGACGTACGCGGCGCGCATCGTCGAGAACGCGCGGACGCTGGCCGAGGAGTTCGTGCGGCGCGGCTATCACGTCGTCTCCGGCGGGACGGACAACCACCTCATTCTGCTCGACGTGCGCAGCAAGGGCCTCACCGGCCGCAAGGCCCAGCGGGCCCTCGACGCCGCGCACATCGTCGCCAACAAGAACATGATCCCGTTCGACCCGGAGAAGCCGATGACGACAAGCGGCCTCCGGATCGGCACCCCGGCGCTGACCACACGCGGCATGCAGGCGGCCGAGATGCGGCAGGTCGCCGCCTGGATCGACACGGTGCTGAGCGCGCCCGAGGACGCGGCCGTGCAGGCGCGCGTGCGGGACGAGGTGCGCGCGCTGTGCGCGGCGTTTCCGATCTATCCGGAGCCGGTCGAAGCGGTGCGGTAGTGCCGCGGCCGTCCTGGGACGAGTACTTCATGAGCCTCGCGCATCTGGCGGCGACGCGGTCGACCTGTCTGCGCCGGCACGTGGGCGCCGTAATCGTCAAAGACCGAATGGTGTTGAGCACCGGTTACAACGACACGCCGCGGGGCGTGCCGAACTGCGGCGAGGGGGGATGCGCGCGCTGCGCGTCGGAGGCCGCTTCCGGCACCGCGCTGGACACGTGCCTCTGCCTCCACGCCGAGCAGAACGCCATCGTCCAGGCGGCATACCACGGCGTCTCGATCGCCGGCGGTACCATCTACTGCACGCACCAGCCTTGCCTGACCTGCGCGAAG
Protein-coding sequences here:
- the rpmE gene encoding 50S ribosomal protein L31 is translated as MKKDIHPNYRQTTVTCACGESFTTGSTRENIRVEICSKCHPFYTGQRKFVDSEGRVQKFAKKYGLRI
- the prfA gene encoding peptide chain release factor 1, which encodes MRQEYLARLAAQESRYQELTRAMADPSVLGDPAQYRRVAREHSGLAEIVDAFTEYRRVSRELEDAEQLLRTETDPEFRALADAERAALTAQRAALEQRLEALLVPRDPRDERDVIIEIRGGTGGEEAALFAGALARMYGRYAERRGWRSEILSSNPTGLGGFKEVVLGIEGRGAYSRLKYESGVHRVQRVPATEASGRIHTSTATVAVLPEAEEVDVVIRPDELQIDTYRAGGAGGQNVNKVETAVRITHLPTGLVIACQDERSQHQNREKAMRILRAHLLEQAVEKQKAEIAETRRKQVGWGERSEKIRTYNFPQDRVTDHRIGKTVHNLPGVLDGNLDDLIDSLAAADRLESLTAPAGS
- the glyA gene encoding serine hydroxymethyltransferase — its product is MDELRRTDPEIADAIANDVERQRYYVNLIASENYASRAVLEALGSVMTNKYAEGYPGKRYYGGCEFVDVVEQLAIDRVRALFGAEHANVQPHAGAQANMAAYFALIKPGDSVLAMNLAHGGHLTHGSPVNFSGQLYRIVPYGVRADTEQIDYDELARLAREHRPKLVVSGATAYSRQFDFATIRAICDDVGAIMMVDMAHFAGLVAGKAHPDPVPYADVVTSTTHKTLRGPRGGLVLSKERHAAAIDKAVFPGIQGGPLMHVVAAKAVCFKEAMHPDFRTYAARIVENARTLAEEFVRRGYHVVSGGTDNHLILLDVRSKGLTGRKAQRALDAAHIVANKNMIPFDPEKPMTTSGLRIGTPALTTRGMQAAEMRQVAAWIDTVLSAPEDAAVQARVRDEVRALCAAFPIYPEPVEAVR
- the prmC gene encoding peptide chain release factor N(5)-glutamine methyltransferase — its product is MTPGRGGVADVRADRAEYSTREDARAWGLARLREAGLDAREAWVEADLLLRHAAGLTREETLLRPSAPLGDEAGEAYAALIARRAAGWPSAYLTGRCEFCGLLLDVDPRVLIPRPETERLVEVAVAALAARPAPLIVDVGTGSGAIALALTHLLPGARAVATDLSDGALAVARANAGRLGLAGRIIWRRGDALDALAGVVPPAGADAICANPPYVPTADLAALAREIREHEPRGALDGGPDGLAVHRRIVGAAAPYLRPGGLLVLETSALGQQARAVAALIGAEGTFAPAEIVRDYAGLDRVVVAARLASFNGGVPADPPPAITISTPARGAAGRGDAP
- a CDS encoding L-threonylcarbamoyladenylate synthase encodes the protein MIRGHPTRPMQLIGVHPASQDVPRQAVRTLLDGGLVAFPTDTYYALGASALDGEAVARVFAAKRRPHTEPLPVFVADTGQWRMLVSELPEIALRLAERFWPGPLTIVCRRAPHLPPLLAGGGETIGVRQPGSVLAVALCRALGMPITGTSANTHGVPAPVTAIEVGMDLGGHVDLILDGGTCPGGHPSTVVDITRTPLVVVRAGGVTPEELREVTGPLAVPATPAPA
- a CDS encoding cytidine/deoxycytidylate deaminase family protein; its protein translation is MPRPSWDEYFMSLAHLAATRSTCLRRHVGAVIVKDRMVLSTGYNDTPRGVPNCGEGGCARCASEAASGTALDTCLCLHAEQNAIVQAAYHGVSIAGGTIYCTHQPCLTCAKMIVNAGLVRIVYDEPYPDPVAERLLTDASIAFSRFAPVPADSPPATMSSKAAAAGS
- a CDS encoding ABC transporter permease translates to MAELARPLRNPLVLFGGAVIAALFLVAALAPVLAPYGPQAGSLLDRFQAPGPRHWFGTDSSGFDVFSRVLYGARPAIGSGLIVLAISTSVGTAVGLAAGYGAGAWGEVLLRTTDVFLAFPGLLLAMAVVAAVQQRTLWAIVVAISIRWWAPYARIVTAQTLSIREREYVEAARSIGARHLRVLVSHILPNALSPIIVQATLDLGAIILTTAALSFIGFGAEPGAPDWGRMVADGRQYMRDQWWVVLFPGLAIFFAVAAFNLAGDGARDAFDPRLRSE